DNA sequence from the Cohnella herbarum genome:
CAATTCTGATAACCCGTTCACGTGTATCCTCGCTTATACCCGGCTTGCCATTAAGGGCAAGGGATACAGCCGATTTAGATACATTGGCTTGCTTAGCGATATCCTCCATTTTCACGCAAACATTCTCCATCCTCGCCAAATTTTCCGAACAATCAGAAAGACGCCGTCAATAGCACAACGTGACAGCTGTCATAGCTCAACAAATAATAAGTTTAGTTTACAATTGTTCCTAAACAATAGCAATCATCAATGTTTGTTGTTTAGTTGATTTTATTAAATATCCACTAAACTTCTATTGGAATCGGTGTCTTTTTTGTATTGACGAGGTTGATTTCGGGTGCTAGGATGAAGTTAAGTTATTAGTTTAGTTTGTATTACCGATAAAAATCCAATTAGTTTAGTTAATTTATTTAGTTTAGTTTAGGGGGATAAGGCAATGAAAAAATTAAAGCTTGGTTACGCGCCTACGCGTCGGTTCACATTTAGTGAACAAGATGCTTTTAAGTACAAGGTACAAATCCGCGAGAAGATGGATTCCTTCGGCATGGACATCGACATCGTCGACCTTGAGGGCTTGAATTCGGAAGGCTTGCTCTACGATGATCACATCAATGCGGAGCAGATTGCGGAGCGCTTTAAGCAGCAGGACGTGGACGCGGTGTTTTTCCCCCATTGTAATTTCGGAACAGAGGATACCGTTGCCCGCGTGGCTAAAAGTCTAGGTAAGCCCGTATTGCTATGGGGACCCCGAGATGAAGCGCCGCTAGAGGACGGGATGCGGCTAAGGGATACCCAATGCGGACTTTTTGCCACAGGTAAGGTGCTGCGTCGATTCAATGTTCCTTTTACCTATATTACGAATAGCAGAGTGAATGACCCTGTCTTTGAGAGAGGGTTCAAAAACTTCATCTCGGCGGCCAACGTCGTTCGGCAATTCCGCAAACTGCGTATTCTGCAGATCGGACCGCGCCCTCATTCTTTCTGGACGATGATGTGCAATGAAGGAGAGCTGCTAGAGCGGTTCGGAATTGAGTTATACCCGATCACTCTTGTTGATATTACGAAAGCCGCAAAGCACCAAGAGAAAATGAACAGCACGGAAATGCAAGAGGCGATTACTTACATTCGCGAGAAGCTTGATATTTCTGAAGTGACAGACGATGATGTACGCCGTGTAGCTGCGCTAAAAGTTGCGATGAAGAAGTATGCGACAGATACAGGCAGCACAGCGATCGCGATTCAGTGCTGGTCCTCACTGCAAGATGCCATTGGAATCATGCCATGCCTAGCGAATGCGTTGCTCACGGACGAGCAGATTCCAGTCACATGCGAGACGGATATCCATGGTGCAATCACATCCATAATGGTGCAGGCTGCAGCTATGAACGAAGCACCGATCTTTTTCGCGGATTTAACGATTCGTCATCCCGAGAATGCAAATGGAGAGCTGTTATTTCATTGCGGGAACTTCCCTGTATCCTTATCTGTTGAAGATAAGCCGAAGATGCGCAAGCATTTTCTCTTCGATGACCATGCACCCGGAACGCATGAAGGCGAGATTCGAGGAGGGGATATGACGTTAGCCCGATTCGATGGCGATCATGGAGAATATCAGCTGTTCCTTGGCAAAGCCCGCGGTATTCAAGGTCCTTATACTCGTGGCTCCTATGTGTGGGTAGAGGTTAACGACTGGCCGTTGTGGGAAGAGAAGCTGGTTAAAGGTCCTTATGTTCATCATTCCGTCGGGATTCATGCGAATGTTATTCCTTCGTTATATGAAGCGTGCTCCTATATCCCTGGTTTAACGCCAGATCCCGTAGATCCGACGGAAGCGCAAATTCAAGCGTGGCTGAGAGGAAGTGTATGAGGATGACTACGACAGAAAACCTGCGTATTAAATCTCTACAAATCCGCATGGACCTGCTTAAGCTCATACATGGGGCTAAGATGGGCCATACCGGCGGATCGCTGAGCAATACCGATGTATTGACCGCTTTGTATTTTCACGTCATGCGCCATGATCCGCTTAATCCGAAATGGCCGGATCGCGACCGCTTCATTGCCAGTAAGGGTCACTCCGTGGAGTCGCTCTGGTGTATACTCGCCGATCTTGGCTATTTCCCCAAGGAGGAGCTCTCCACCTTCTGTCAGTTCGGAACGCGTTTAATCGGTCATCCGAATAACAAGGTGCCGGGCATCGAGATGAATACGGGAGCGCTCGGTCACGGCTTGTCGGTATCCGTAGGAATGGCGCTTGCCGCGCGCAAGGATAGCAGACCTAGCCGGGTATTCTGTCTGATGGGAGACGGAGAGCAAGCGGAAGGCTCCGTATGGGAAGCCGCGATGGCTGGCGCTCATTATAAGCTAGACAATCTCGTAGGCATTATCGACCGCAATAGATTACAAATTAGCGGTTCCACGGAGGATGTCATGGGTATTGACCCTCTAGATCAGAAGTGGGAAGCCTTCGGCTGGAACGTCGTATCTATAGATGGACATGACTATGACCAACTGGTTCACGCGTTCGAATCCGCGCCGCAGGTGACCGGTAAACCTACGCTTGTTATTGCGAATACGATTAAGGGTAAGGGCGTGTCCTTCGCTGAAAATGTTCCGGAATGGCATCATCACGTTCCTAATGATGCTGAGCTACAGCGGGCTATCGATGAGTTGACTGCAGCAATTACGAACCAGGATGAAGGGAGTGTAACTACTCATGCAATCCATTCCTAATCGTCAGGCCATGTGCGAGAAACTATTGGAGCTGGCCCAAACGGATAGAGATATTATGGTATTGACAAGCGATTCTCGCGGATCTGCGGCTATGGCGCCTTTTGCCAAGCAATATCCAGAGCAATTCGTAGAGACAGGTATCGCTGAACAGAATATTGTAGGTATCGCAGCCGGACTGGCGCACAGTGGTAAAATACCTTTCGTTACCTCGCCTGCATGCTTCCTTAGCATGCGCAGCATCGAGCAAATCAAAGTGGATGTGGCCTATTCGGGGACTAACGTTAAGCTGGTCGGTATCAGCGGCGGCGTGAGCTACGGCGCGCTGGGCATGTCGCATCATTCCTTGCAGGATTATGCGGTTACTCGGGCGATCCCGGGATTAACGGTTGTCATACCCGCTGATCGATATGAGACGAAGAAGCTGACGGAGGCTCTCGTTAAACATGAAGGCGGCGTATATGTTCGAATTGGACGCAATCCGGTTGAAGATGTCTACGAATCGGAGGATTATGAGTTCGAGATCGGCAAGGCGGTTCAATTGAACGATGGCGAGCATTTGACCTTAATAGCAGTAGGCGAAACTGTTCGCATTGCGTTAGATGCAGCGGAGCTCATGGCGAAGGAGGGCATTCACGCTCGCGTGCTTAATATGCATACGATTAAGCCGCTTGATGCGGAGGCCATACTGAGCGCGGCAAGGGAGACTGGCTTTATTATTACGCTTGAGGAGCATAGCATCTACGGTGGGCTCGGCGCGGCAGTTGCCGAAGTCACTTCAAGCTCATGTCCGGTACCTGTTCATATTCTTGGCATCCCAGACGAACCGGCTATTGCAGGTAAAACTTCTGAAATTTTCCGCCACTACGGCCTTTCGGCAGAGAACGTATTAAAGATCGCTCAAG
Encoded proteins:
- a CDS encoding L-fucose/L-arabinose isomerase family protein, producing MKKLKLGYAPTRRFTFSEQDAFKYKVQIREKMDSFGMDIDIVDLEGLNSEGLLYDDHINAEQIAERFKQQDVDAVFFPHCNFGTEDTVARVAKSLGKPVLLWGPRDEAPLEDGMRLRDTQCGLFATGKVLRRFNVPFTYITNSRVNDPVFERGFKNFISAANVVRQFRKLRILQIGPRPHSFWTMMCNEGELLERFGIELYPITLVDITKAAKHQEKMNSTEMQEAITYIREKLDISEVTDDDVRRVAALKVAMKKYATDTGSTAIAIQCWSSLQDAIGIMPCLANALLTDEQIPVTCETDIHGAITSIMVQAAAMNEAPIFFADLTIRHPENANGELLFHCGNFPVSLSVEDKPKMRKHFLFDDHAPGTHEGEIRGGDMTLARFDGDHGEYQLFLGKARGIQGPYTRGSYVWVEVNDWPLWEEKLVKGPYVHHSVGIHANVIPSLYEACSYIPGLTPDPVDPTEAQIQAWLRGSV
- a CDS encoding transketolase — translated: MRMTTTENLRIKSLQIRMDLLKLIHGAKMGHTGGSLSNTDVLTALYFHVMRHDPLNPKWPDRDRFIASKGHSVESLWCILADLGYFPKEELSTFCQFGTRLIGHPNNKVPGIEMNTGALGHGLSVSVGMALAARKDSRPSRVFCLMGDGEQAEGSVWEAAMAGAHYKLDNLVGIIDRNRLQISGSTEDVMGIDPLDQKWEAFGWNVVSIDGHDYDQLVHAFESAPQVTGKPTLVIANTIKGKGVSFAENVPEWHHHVPNDAELQRAIDELTAAITNQDEGSVTTHAIHS
- a CDS encoding transketolase family protein, whose amino-acid sequence is MQSIPNRQAMCEKLLELAQTDRDIMVLTSDSRGSAAMAPFAKQYPEQFVETGIAEQNIVGIAAGLAHSGKIPFVTSPACFLSMRSIEQIKVDVAYSGTNVKLVGISGGVSYGALGMSHHSLQDYAVTRAIPGLTVVIPADRYETKKLTEALVKHEGGVYVRIGRNPVEDVYESEDYEFEIGKAVQLNDGEHLTLIAVGETVRIALDAAELMAKEGIHARVLNMHTIKPLDAEAILSAARETGFIITLEEHSIYGGLGAAVAEVTSSSCPVPVHILGIPDEPAIAGKTSEIFRHYGLSAENVLKIAQERLAKKGQ